One Kineococcus radiotolerans SRS30216 = ATCC BAA-149 DNA window includes the following coding sequences:
- a CDS encoding helix-turn-helix transcriptional regulator, translating into MEGASGGAGLGAFLRALRNRRRPEDVGWPVHAGPAGPGGSGASRRVPGLRRQEVADLAGVSLDYYTRIEQGRVGEVSPAVLTALGRALRATPEESAHLHRLAASPARRRSSRAQAPARPSLLALADSFAVPAAVLTPSLDVVAANLVWRLLITPPGQSLTRDKNLVRDHFLEPYARVLVADWSLGARAGVAGLRVQAALHPHDERVQQLVQELLDRSEEFRRLWSMPDVDGSTHGRHRLLHPRAGQYTYDYETLQPPGDEGLIVTLFSPVPGTGSQEVLDTLLAEHHRGTEEERS; encoded by the coding sequence GTGGAGGGGGCCTCGGGCGGCGCCGGTCTCGGGGCGTTCCTGCGCGCCCTGCGCAACCGCCGCCGACCGGAGGACGTCGGGTGGCCCGTGCACGCCGGGCCGGCGGGACCGGGCGGCTCGGGTGCCTCCCGCCGGGTCCCGGGGCTGCGCCGCCAGGAGGTGGCCGACCTGGCCGGTGTGAGCCTGGACTACTACACCCGCATCGAGCAGGGGCGCGTCGGCGAAGTCTCCCCCGCGGTGCTGACCGCGCTGGGCCGCGCCCTGCGGGCCACGCCGGAGGAGAGCGCGCACCTGCACCGCCTGGCCGCGTCACCGGCGCGCCGCAGGTCCTCGCGGGCGCAGGCTCCCGCGCGGCCGTCCCTGCTGGCCCTGGCCGATTCCTTCGCCGTGCCCGCCGCCGTCCTCACGCCCAGCCTGGACGTCGTCGCCGCGAACCTGGTGTGGCGACTGCTGATCACCCCTCCGGGCCAGTCCCTGACCCGGGACAAGAACCTGGTCCGGGACCACTTCCTGGAGCCCTACGCGCGCGTCCTGGTGGCCGACTGGTCGCTGGGAGCCCGGGCCGGGGTCGCGGGTCTGCGCGTGCAGGCCGCTCTGCACCCCCACGACGAACGGGTCCAGCAGCTCGTGCAGGAACTGCTGGACCGCAGCGAGGAGTTCCGGCGGCTGTGGTCGATGCCCGACGTCGACGGTTCCACGCACGGCCGCCACCGGCTGCTGCACCCCCGCGCGGGCCAGTACACCTACGACTACGAGACGTTGCAGCCCCCGGGCGACGAGGGGTTGATCGTCACGTTGTTCTCCCCGGTTCCGGGTACCGGATCCCAGGAGGTCCTCGACACCCTCCTGGCCGAGCACCACCGAGGAACCGAGGAGGAGCGCTCGTGA
- a CDS encoding dienelactone hydrolase family protein translates to MAEIALFHSVLGVRPGVHEAAQRLRAAGHEVLVVDQYEGRVFDDYERAGHHVEEIGFPELMDRAVRAVEPLRDGFVAAGFSNGAGMAEHVATQRTCGGVLLFSGALPLAVLGGVAWPAGTPAQIHYTQDDPFRRQEWIDALVADITASGSRVEVFDHPGSGHLFTDPSLPDEHDPLAAASLWERAEAFCRDATGGTRGT, encoded by the coding sequence ATGGCTGAGATCGCGCTGTTCCACTCCGTGCTCGGAGTCCGCCCCGGCGTCCACGAGGCCGCGCAGCGCCTGCGCGCCGCCGGGCACGAGGTGCTGGTCGTCGACCAGTACGAGGGGCGGGTGTTCGACGACTACGAGCGGGCCGGGCACCACGTCGAGGAGATCGGCTTCCCCGAGCTGATGGACAGGGCGGTGAGAGCCGTGGAGCCGCTGCGGGACGGCTTCGTCGCGGCCGGTTTCTCCAACGGTGCGGGCATGGCCGAGCACGTCGCCACGCAGCGCACCTGCGGCGGGGTGCTGCTGTTCTCCGGGGCCCTGCCGCTGGCCGTGCTCGGCGGCGTGGCCTGGCCCGCCGGGACCCCCGCCCAGATCCACTACACCCAGGACGACCCCTTCCGGCGGCAGGAGTGGATCGACGCCCTCGTCGCCGACATCACGGCCAGCGGCAGCCGTGTCGAGGTCTTCGACCACCCCGGCTCCGGGCACCTGTTCACCGATCCGAGCCTGCCGGACGAGCACGATCCGCTGGCCGCGGCGAGCCTGTGGGAACGCGCGGAAGCCTTCTGCCGCGACGCCACCGGTGGCACCCGGGGGACCTGA
- a CDS encoding NADP-dependent oxidoreductase, translated as MNAPTDSAVLEGGRGAANRAVRFRRYGGPEVLEVLAVPRPVATPGTVVVEVVSAALNPGEIGIREGAFALMWPATFPEGQGNDFSGVVAEVGPGVHGVQVGDAVLGFTPRAAQAQFVLTSPDRLAPLPPGLGWDEAASIAGAGATAWAAVRAVDPRAGETVLVSAAAGGVGVVATQLALLRGARVVGTVGEANEEFLTSLGAVPVRYGPGLLERVRAAAPQGLDACVDTFGPPNAEVALALGVPAHRVNTLADGRAVQRYGVRHEAQEQADTPQVWSELAQLVAQGRLHIPIAATYPMTEVAQAYRDLGARHVRGKRVLHIASAAGRAELTR; from the coding sequence GTGAACGCCCCCACCGACAGCGCGGTCCTGGAGGGAGGACGGGGAGCGGCGAACCGGGCGGTGCGCTTCCGCCGCTACGGCGGGCCGGAGGTGCTCGAGGTCCTCGCCGTGCCGCGCCCGGTCGCCACCCCCGGCACGGTGGTGGTGGAGGTCGTCTCCGCCGCCCTCAACCCCGGTGAGATCGGCATCCGCGAAGGCGCCTTCGCCCTGATGTGGCCGGCGACCTTCCCCGAGGGCCAGGGCAACGACTTCTCCGGTGTCGTGGCCGAGGTCGGCCCCGGGGTGCACGGCGTGCAGGTCGGCGACGCGGTGCTGGGTTTCACCCCCCGTGCCGCGCAGGCGCAGTTCGTCCTGACCAGCCCCGACCGGCTCGCTCCGCTCCCGCCGGGCCTGGGGTGGGACGAGGCCGCGTCGATCGCCGGGGCCGGTGCGACGGCGTGGGCGGCGGTGCGCGCGGTGGACCCCCGGGCGGGGGAGACGGTGCTGGTATCCGCCGCGGCCGGCGGGGTGGGGGTCGTGGCGACCCAGCTGGCCCTGCTGCGCGGTGCCCGTGTCGTGGGGACCGTCGGGGAGGCCAACGAGGAGTTCCTGACCTCGCTGGGCGCGGTCCCCGTGCGCTACGGGCCGGGGTTGCTGGAGCGGGTGCGGGCTGCGGCCCCGCAGGGGCTGGACGCCTGCGTGGACACCTTCGGCCCCCCCAACGCCGAGGTCGCCCTGGCTCTGGGGGTTCCCGCCCACCGCGTCAACACCCTCGCCGACGGGCGGGCCGTGCAGCGCTACGGCGTGCGGCACGAGGCGCAGGAGCAGGCCGACACCCCGCAGGTGTGGTCCGAGCTCGCCCAGCTGGTCGCCCAGGGGCGCCTGCACATCCCGATCGCTGCGACCTACCCGATGACCGAGGTGGCGCAGGCGTACCGCGACCTCGGCGCGCGGCACGTGCGCGGCAAGCGCGTCCTCCACATCGCCTCCGCGGCAGGCCGCGCGGAACTCACCCGCTGA
- a CDS encoding ABC transporter permease, whose product MLRLSWSGLLERWSAFAGAVLTVCLGVALVQSSLLLLLTSATADASAGATPVQAMSFDEARIVAVTVEAVTLALAAFLAVFVIASTFAFTVDQRRQELALLRLVGAGRRHVMRLLLGEAVLLGVAGSLAGSAVGVGLVRVQQALMVRLGLLPGDFSVQWRVWVLPASIALGTALALAGVFLAARRAARVRPLEALRAGEEPAGVMTRGRWITGAVLGAGALALAALSPLGGPAGGRAMAVCVSLCAALALATFAPLAVPGLARLLPARAGTLGDLARANLRDEVRRSASTAAPLIVLVGLLLGQTGAAWSYTAAAQRELRQDTVAQVVVESTLPAAGAGPAAAFTGVSGVATTSTEVELPAAVTTGTGEMAFTEISRVLVVDPAAYERLHAGSGPLAALRGRALAAGPGALGTPVGSEVGVRVGETDLGRLPVVAGVPQTVGGGPALLLPEGLLPADVLAGSPARTFVQLQPGADPHQVAAALAAAAGPGAAVSVVDDWLQGSARAAASTDTSILVVVMGLGALYALIGVVNSGVVATSARRREFATARASGLTRRQVVGSALLETWTVTGAGVLLGVVAAAGTLAAVLITTAAATGSPSLDLPWVLVGSLVAGAFVVTGATSAWTAWSATRAAPVSLLRARE is encoded by the coding sequence GTGCTGCGCTTGAGCTGGTCGGGCCTGCTGGAACGCTGGAGCGCGTTCGCCGGGGCCGTGCTGACCGTCTGCCTGGGCGTGGCCCTGGTGCAGTCCTCGTTGCTGCTGCTGCTGACCAGCGCCACCGCCGACGCCTCCGCCGGGGCGACTCCGGTCCAGGCCATGAGCTTCGACGAGGCCCGGATCGTCGCGGTCACCGTCGAGGCCGTCACCCTGGCGCTGGCGGCCTTCCTGGCCGTCTTCGTCATCGCCTCCACCTTCGCCTTCACCGTGGACCAGCGCCGTCAGGAACTGGCCCTGCTGCGCCTGGTGGGCGCCGGGCGCCGGCACGTGATGCGGCTGCTGCTGGGGGAGGCGGTCCTGCTGGGCGTGGCCGGCTCCCTCGCCGGCAGCGCCGTGGGCGTGGGGCTGGTGCGGGTGCAGCAGGCGCTCATGGTCCGCCTCGGGCTGCTGCCGGGCGACTTCAGCGTGCAGTGGCGGGTCTGGGTGCTGCCCGCCTCGATCGCCCTGGGCACCGCGCTGGCGCTGGCCGGGGTGTTCCTCGCCGCGCGCCGCGCCGCGCGGGTGCGGCCGCTGGAAGCCCTGCGCGCCGGTGAGGAACCGGCCGGGGTGATGACCCGCGGTCGCTGGATCACCGGGGCCGTCCTGGGCGCCGGTGCTCTCGCGCTGGCCGCGCTGTCCCCGCTGGGTGGGCCTGCCGGGGGACGGGCGATGGCGGTCTGCGTCTCCCTCTGCGCGGCGCTGGCCCTGGCCACGTTCGCCCCGCTGGCGGTCCCGGGGCTGGCTCGCCTGCTGCCGGCGCGGGCGGGCACGCTGGGCGACCTGGCCCGCGCGAACCTGCGGGACGAGGTGCGCCGCAGCGCGTCGACGGCCGCGCCGCTGATCGTCCTGGTCGGTCTGCTGCTCGGGCAGACCGGCGCCGCGTGGTCCTACACCGCCGCCGCGCAGCGGGAGCTGCGGCAGGACACCGTCGCCCAGGTCGTCGTCGAGTCCACCCTCCCCGCCGCCGGCGCCGGACCGGCCGCGGCGTTCACCGGCGTGAGCGGGGTCGCCACCACCTCCACCGAGGTCGAGCTCCCGGCGGCGGTGACCACCGGGACCGGGGAGATGGCCTTCACCGAGATCAGCCGCGTCCTGGTCGTCGACCCCGCCGCCTACGAACGCCTCCACGCCGGCAGCGGACCGCTCGCCGCCCTGCGGGGCCGGGCCCTGGCGGCCGGGCCCGGCGCCCTGGGCACACCCGTCGGGTCCGAGGTCGGGGTGCGGGTGGGGGAGACGGACCTGGGACGGCTGCCCGTCGTCGCGGGCGTGCCGCAGACCGTCGGCGGTGGCCCGGCCCTGCTGCTGCCCGAGGGTCTGCTGCCCGCGGACGTGCTGGCCGGTTCACCCGCCCGCACCTTCGTCCAGCTGCAGCCGGGCGCGGATCCCCACCAGGTCGCCGCCGCCCTCGCCGCGGCGGCCGGTCCGGGCGCCGCCGTCAGCGTCGTCGACGACTGGCTGCAGGGGTCCGCCCGGGCCGCGGCCTCCACCGACACCTCGATCCTGGTGGTCGTGATGGGGCTGGGGGCGCTGTACGCGCTCATCGGGGTCGTCAACTCCGGTGTCGTGGCCACCTCCGCCCGCCGGCGGGAGTTCGCCACCGCCCGGGCCAGCGGGCTGACCCGCCGGCAGGTGGTGGGCAGTGCTCTGCTGGAGACCTGGACCGTCACCGGGGCCGGGGTGCTGCTGGGGGTCGTGGCGGCCGCCGGCACGCTGGCGGCGGTGCTGATCACCACCGCTGCGGCCACCGGGTCGCCCAGTCTCGACCTGCCCTGGGTCCTGGTCGGTTCCCTCGTGGCGGGAGCCTTCGTCGTGACCGGCGCCACCAGCGCGTGGACGGCGTGGTCGGCCACCCGCGCGGCTCCCGTCTCCCTGCTGCGCGCGCGGGAGTGA
- a CDS encoding glycerol-phosphate porter — protein MTTVTFDEATRTHPGGDRPAVEALDLHVEEGGFLVLAGSRVPA, from the coding sequence ATGACCACGGTCACGTTCGACGAGGCCACGCGCACCCACCCCGGCGGTGACCGGCCCGCGGTGGAGGCCCTGGACCTGCACGTGGAGGAGGGCGGGTTCCTCGTCCTCGCCGGTTCCCGGGTTCCCGCGTGA
- a CDS encoding amidohydrolase family protein gives MTALPIDSPQAREALLTRPGTRPLLLTGAVIVTQDPRVGVLSPGDLLVHGTRIEAVGPVGTLEHSADTLVLDATGYLLAPGFVDTHRHAWEAQLRQLMPDVDDLGEYVTSTLVGLAPAYRPEDVYLGTRLAALTAIDSGITCMLDFAHNARSAAHSDAGVQALLDTGIRGVHASMRPHFGAWDGQWPKDLTRLREQYFATDDQLLTLRVAALATDEIAGPELAYGPELAQVAADLGVGVSVDAVFDACGSRAIRAWEQAGLLSPDVTLIHCNGLDADAWRAVAATGTTISTAPTSEAQIGLENAVPAVDEALAVGIRPGLSIDVEVALASDMSTQMRALLAIQRMRAVERAHGSGEQAPPRIGVQDVLDFATTDGARTNGLGDVTGSLSAGKQADVLVVDARAVNTMPANDPVGTVVLSADARNIQGVLVAGTPRKWAGELLGVDVRALHDEVVASRDAVLARAGR, from the coding sequence ATGACCGCTCTGCCGATCGACTCCCCCCAGGCCCGTGAGGCGCTGCTGACGCGCCCCGGCACCCGTCCCCTGCTGCTGACCGGCGCCGTGATCGTCACCCAGGACCCCCGGGTGGGGGTCCTCTCCCCCGGCGACCTGCTCGTGCACGGCACCCGCATCGAAGCCGTCGGCCCGGTCGGCACCCTGGAGCACAGCGCGGACACCCTCGTCCTCGACGCCACCGGCTACCTCCTCGCCCCGGGTTTCGTCGACACCCACCGCCACGCCTGGGAGGCGCAGCTGCGCCAGCTGATGCCGGACGTCGACGACCTCGGCGAGTACGTCACCTCCACCCTGGTCGGCCTCGCCCCGGCCTACCGGCCCGAGGACGTCTACCTCGGGACCCGGCTCGCGGCACTGACCGCCATCGACAGCGGCATCACCTGCATGCTCGACTTCGCCCACAACGCCCGCAGCGCCGCCCACTCCGACGCCGGGGTGCAGGCGTTGCTGGACACCGGGATCCGCGGCGTGCACGCCTCCATGCGCCCGCACTTCGGCGCCTGGGACGGGCAGTGGCCCAAGGACCTCACCCGGCTGCGGGAGCAGTACTTCGCCACCGACGACCAGTTGCTCACCCTGCGCGTCGCCGCCCTGGCCACCGACGAGATCGCCGGCCCGGAACTCGCCTACGGGCCCGAACTGGCGCAGGTGGCCGCCGACCTGGGCGTGGGGGTCAGCGTCGACGCGGTGTTCGACGCCTGCGGATCGCGCGCCATCCGCGCCTGGGAGCAGGCCGGCCTCCTCTCCCCCGACGTCACCCTCATCCACTGCAACGGCCTGGACGCCGACGCCTGGCGGGCCGTGGCCGCCACCGGGACCACGATCTCCACCGCCCCCACCTCCGAGGCGCAGATCGGCCTGGAGAACGCCGTCCCCGCCGTCGACGAAGCCCTGGCCGTGGGCATCCGCCCCGGCCTCAGCATCGACGTCGAGGTCGCCCTGGCCAGCGACATGAGCACCCAGATGCGGGCGCTGCTGGCCATCCAGCGGATGCGGGCCGTCGAGCGCGCCCACGGCAGCGGTGAGCAGGCACCCCCGCGCATCGGCGTGCAGGACGTCCTCGACTTCGCCACCACCGACGGTGCCCGCACCAACGGCCTGGGCGACGTCACCGGCTCGCTGAGCGCGGGCAAGCAGGCCGACGTCCTCGTCGTCGACGCGCGAGCGGTCAACACCATGCCCGCCAACGACCCCGTCGGCACGGTCGTGCTGTCCGCCGACGCCCGCAACATCCAGGGCGTCCTCGTCGCCGGCACCCCGCGCAAGTGGGCGGGAGAACTGCTCGGCGTGGACGTCCGCGCCCTGCACGACGAGGTGGTCGCCTCCCGCGACGCCGTCCTGGCCCGCGCCGGACGCTGA
- a CDS encoding UBP-type zinc finger domain-containing protein: protein MSTTACTHLGSVDDAALPSATGCEDCLRAGGQWVHLRMCSSCGHVGCCDSSPNTHATAHHRSSGHPLVRSYEPGEEWYWCYPDGVGFHRPGAPAAPSHP from the coding sequence GTGAGCACCACCGCCTGCACCCACCTGGGGTCCGTGGACGACGCCGCCCTGCCCAGCGCCACCGGCTGCGAGGACTGCCTGCGCGCCGGGGGGCAGTGGGTGCACCTGCGCATGTGCAGCAGCTGCGGGCACGTCGGGTGCTGCGACTCCTCCCCGAACACCCACGCCACCGCCCACCACCGCAGCAGCGGCCACCCCCTCGTGCGCTCCTACGAGCCCGGCGAGGAGTGGTACTGGTGCTACCCCGACGGCGTCGGCTTCCACCGACCCGGTGCCCCCGCGGCGCCCTCGCACCCGTGA
- a CDS encoding GNAT family N-acetyltransferase: MSAPSSSAPAPDAVAVTDVADRHRYEARVEGQLAAIAEYLPTREFLVFSHTEVLPGFEGRGIATTLVARALDDVRRRQLRVMPLCPFVAAFVRRHPQEYGDLVFTSTTPGSLTTAD, encoded by the coding sequence GTGAGCGCCCCGTCGTCGTCCGCCCCCGCGCCGGACGCGGTCGCCGTCACCGACGTCGCGGACCGGCACCGCTACGAAGCCCGCGTCGAGGGGCAGCTGGCCGCGATCGCGGAGTACCTGCCCACCCGGGAGTTCCTCGTCTTCTCCCACACCGAGGTGCTGCCCGGCTTCGAAGGGCGGGGCATCGCTACCACGCTGGTAGCCCGTGCCCTGGACGACGTCCGCCGCCGGCAGCTGCGGGTGATGCCCCTGTGCCCCTTCGTCGCCGCCTTCGTCCGCCGCCACCCGCAGGAGTACGGCGACCTGGTCTTCACCTCCACCACGCCCGGATCGCTGACCACCGCCGACTGA
- a CDS encoding ABC transporter ATP-binding protein, whose protein sequence is MSTTALSRTTAAVSLEAVSKTYGTGPTAVRAVDGVDVDFAPGTWTAVMGPSGSGKSTLLNCAAGLEHVDAGRVLLGDTDITDADDEELSALRRTRIGFVFQSFNLVSSLSAAQNVELPLRLSGRRPGREQVLQALAAVGLAERADHRPRQLSGGQQQRVAIARAMVTAPEVLFADEPTGALDSTAARGVLDLMRTTVSAGQTIVMVTHDPAAAARADATVFLRDGRIVDRLAGADAATVAARLVSLEG, encoded by the coding sequence ATGTCGACGACCGCCCTCTCCCGCACCACTGCCGCGGTCTCCCTGGAGGCCGTCAGCAAGACCTACGGCACCGGCCCCACGGCCGTGCGCGCCGTGGACGGCGTGGACGTGGACTTCGCGCCCGGTACCTGGACGGCCGTCATGGGCCCCTCCGGCTCGGGGAAGTCCACCCTGCTCAACTGCGCCGCTGGGCTGGAACACGTGGACGCCGGACGGGTCCTGCTCGGGGACACCGACATCACCGACGCCGACGACGAGGAGCTCTCCGCCCTGCGGCGCACCCGCATCGGGTTCGTCTTCCAGAGCTTCAACCTCGTCTCCTCCCTGAGCGCGGCGCAGAACGTCGAACTGCCCCTGCGCCTGAGTGGACGGCGACCCGGCCGCGAGCAGGTGCTGCAGGCGCTGGCCGCGGTCGGCCTGGCCGAGCGCGCCGACCACCGTCCCCGCCAGCTCTCCGGCGGGCAGCAGCAGCGCGTGGCCATCGCCCGCGCGATGGTCACCGCCCCGGAGGTCCTCTTCGCCGACGAGCCGACCGGTGCGCTGGACTCCACCGCCGCGCGCGGGGTCCTCGACCTCATGCGCACCACCGTCAGCGCGGGTCAGACCATCGTCATGGTCACCCACGACCCGGCCGCCGCTGCGCGCGCGGACGCGACGGTGTTCCTGCGCGACGGCCGGATCGTGGACCGCCTCGCCGGTGCGGACGCCGCCACCGTCGCCGCCCGCCTCGTCTCGCTGGAGGGCTGA
- a CDS encoding NADPH-dependent F420 reductase produces MRIAVLGAGNVGSVLAQGWARSGHDVVVGARDVAARSGHGLPVATLADAAGAAQVVVNALPGVQSVDILQQVGAAAWEGKVLIDVANALTAQFTLAYPNASLGALLQRTFPATRVVKTLNTVPAAVMAEPKSLAGPSSVFLSGDDGEAKQVASILLGDLGWQEETQVDLGDIQTARASEHYLFLSMALMGVTGSTTYNVQVVR; encoded by the coding sequence ATGCGGATCGCAGTGCTCGGTGCAGGCAACGTCGGCTCGGTCCTGGCCCAGGGGTGGGCCCGCAGCGGGCACGACGTGGTGGTCGGGGCCCGTGACGTCGCCGCCCGCAGCGGTCACGGCCTGCCGGTGGCGACCCTGGCGGACGCGGCCGGCGCGGCCCAGGTCGTGGTCAACGCCCTGCCCGGCGTCCAGAGCGTGGACATCCTGCAGCAGGTGGGAGCGGCGGCGTGGGAGGGCAAGGTGCTCATCGACGTCGCCAACGCCTTGACCGCCCAGTTCACCCTCGCCTACCCCAACGCCAGCCTGGGGGCGCTGCTGCAGCGGACCTTCCCCGCCACCCGCGTGGTCAAGACCCTCAACACGGTGCCGGCGGCGGTGATGGCCGAGCCGAAGTCCCTGGCCGGTCCCAGCTCGGTGTTCCTCTCCGGCGACGACGGCGAAGCCAAGCAGGTCGCCTCGATCCTGCTGGGGGACCTGGGGTGGCAGGAGGAGACGCAGGTCGACCTCGGCGACATCCAGACCGCTCGCGCCAGCGAGCACTACCTGTTCCTGTCGATGGCCCTGATGGGCGTCACCGGTTCCACGACCTACAACGTCCAGGTCGTGCGGTGA
- a CDS encoding helix-turn-helix transcriptional regulator translates to MAKQSELGSFLRARRAATSPDDVGLRSLGPRRVPGLRRDEVAQLAGVSVDYYTRLEQGRETHPSAQVLDALAHVLGMSPEERRHTYSLAQLAWTPPLPSARAPMDASLVGLMNTWPDAACFVLDPVLDILEMNPLARRLFTPFRSTENLVAMVFLDPAGPRFYTDWQRAASSCVANLHATADVHVGASRREELIRTLRAGSDAFAQLWSAHDVKPKTHDSKELFHPAVGAITVQFDALEVSAMPGHQLVVYRAEPASVSGRRLRALAEADPASLSAASSSWTSDRAVSTPSTDPASSRVVLGAAGEQ, encoded by the coding sequence ATGGCGAAGCAGAGCGAACTCGGCAGCTTCCTGCGTGCCAGGCGTGCCGCCACCTCTCCCGACGACGTCGGCCTGCGCTCGCTGGGCCCGCGCCGCGTCCCCGGACTGCGCCGCGACGAGGTCGCTCAGCTGGCCGGGGTCAGCGTGGACTACTACACCCGCCTGGAGCAGGGGCGCGAGACGCACCCCTCCGCCCAGGTGCTCGACGCCCTCGCCCACGTCCTGGGCATGAGCCCGGAGGAGCGACGGCACACGTACTCCCTGGCGCAGCTGGCGTGGACACCGCCCCTGCCCTCCGCCCGCGCGCCGATGGATGCCTCGCTGGTGGGGCTGATGAACACCTGGCCGGACGCCGCCTGCTTCGTGCTCGACCCGGTCCTGGACATCCTCGAGATGAACCCCCTGGCGCGCAGGCTGTTCACCCCCTTCCGGTCGACGGAGAACCTCGTCGCCATGGTCTTCCTGGACCCGGCCGGGCCGCGGTTCTACACCGACTGGCAGCGCGCCGCGAGCAGCTGCGTGGCCAACCTGCACGCGACGGCGGACGTCCACGTCGGCGCCTCCCGCCGCGAGGAGCTCATCAGGACCCTGCGCGCCGGCAGCGACGCCTTCGCGCAGTTGTGGTCCGCGCACGACGTCAAACCGAAGACCCACGACAGCAAGGAATTGTTCCACCCCGCCGTGGGGGCGATCACCGTGCAGTTCGACGCCCTGGAGGTCTCGGCGATGCCGGGCCACCAGCTCGTCGTCTACCGCGCGGAGCCGGCCAGCGTCAGCGGCCGGCGCCTGCGCGCCCTGGCCGAGGCCGACCCGGCCTCGCTGTCCGCCGCCTCCTCCTCCTGGACCTCCGACCGGGCGGTCAGCACGCCCAGCACGGACCCGGCCTCGTCGAGGGTGGTCCTGGGCGCTGCTGGGGAGCAGTAG
- a CDS encoding M15 family metallopeptidase codes for MDGISSVTSRIAEIQALIGSLQPAAPVRVLGTTSGAAVNGTAAARNGLSSGASTGSGDASGLTFASALSQSIATRTSSGGLLNGVPSAANAGTVSAAAGGVSSTGARSTAGLRTADGVPLALAGYGNGKVPAAALSSIGQGSHTMWAPAAQAYQQLRAAAARDGITIKATDSYRSYEQQVDLARRKGLYSQGGLAAKPGTSEHGWGLSLDLDLSPKALNWMRTHSKEYGFEENVPREPWHWTFTA; via the coding sequence ATGGACGGCATCAGCAGCGTCACGTCGCGCATCGCGGAGATCCAGGCGCTCATCGGCTCGCTGCAGCCGGCGGCGCCGGTGAGGGTGCTGGGCACCACCTCCGGCGCGGCCGTGAACGGGACCGCTGCCGCCCGGAACGGCCTCAGCAGCGGCGCGAGCACCGGCAGCGGCGACGCGTCGGGGTTGACCTTCGCGTCGGCGTTGTCGCAGAGCATCGCCACCCGCACCAGCAGCGGGGGCCTGCTCAACGGTGTTCCCTCCGCGGCGAACGCGGGAACGGTGAGCGCAGCGGCCGGAGGTGTCTCCTCCACGGGTGCCCGCTCGACCGCCGGCCTGCGCACCGCGGACGGAGTGCCGCTGGCCCTGGCCGGGTACGGCAACGGCAAGGTCCCCGCCGCCGCGTTGAGCAGCATCGGTCAGGGCTCGCACACGATGTGGGCACCGGCTGCGCAGGCCTACCAGCAGCTGCGCGCCGCCGCCGCCCGCGACGGCATCACCATCAAGGCCACGGACTCCTACCGCTCCTACGAGCAGCAGGTCGACCTGGCGCGACGCAAGGGCCTGTACTCCCAGGGCGGACTCGCGGCCAAACCCGGCACCAGCGAGCACGGGTGGGGCCTGAGCCTGGACCTGGACCTGAGCCCGAAGGCCTTGAACTGGATGCGCACCCACTCGAAGGAGTACGGCTTCGAGGAGAACGTGCCCCGCGAGCCGTGGCACTGGACCTTCACCGCCTGA
- a CDS encoding helix-turn-helix transcriptional regulator: MNRTDRLHALSEELRRAGPRGRTAAQLAGWLEVSTRTVKRDVAALQQAGLPVWAQSGPGGGYVLDAVATLAPVNLTPAQAVAVATALATQPDAPYAADGRVALEKVLDVMTPADRRRVEELGARVWVHDADPAPAATASSSVSSALGEALATRRVLVLDYRDASGRSSRRRVEPHLLARTGDRWYLLGWCHRRQAPRWFRFDRVRAAHLTKEPVVERDPAVFGIPPPDAHPVRP; this comes from the coding sequence GTGAACCGCACCGACAGGCTGCACGCCCTGAGCGAGGAGCTGCGCCGTGCCGGCCCGCGCGGGCGCACCGCAGCGCAGCTGGCCGGCTGGCTGGAGGTGAGCACCCGCACCGTCAAGCGCGACGTCGCGGCGCTGCAGCAGGCCGGGCTCCCGGTCTGGGCGCAGAGCGGACCCGGCGGCGGTTACGTCCTCGACGCCGTGGCCACCCTGGCCCCGGTCAACCTCACGCCCGCCCAGGCCGTCGCGGTCGCCACCGCCCTCGCCACCCAGCCCGACGCCCCGTACGCCGCCGACGGGCGGGTGGCGCTGGAGAAGGTGCTCGACGTGATGACCCCGGCCGACCGCCGGCGGGTCGAGGAGCTCGGGGCCCGCGTCTGGGTCCACGACGCGGACCCGGCACCGGCGGCCACCGCCTCCAGTTCCGTCTCCAGCGCCCTCGGCGAAGCGCTGGCCACCCGTCGAGTGCTGGTCCTGGACTACCGCGACGCCTCCGGGCGGTCCTCGCGGCGCCGGGTGGAGCCTCACCTGCTCGCGCGCACCGGCGACCGCTGGTACCTGCTCGGCTGGTGCCACCGGCGTCAGGCCCCGCGCTGGTTCCGCTTCGACCGCGTCCGAGCCGCCCACCTCACCAAGGAGCCCGTCGTGGAGCGCGACCCGGCCGTCTTCGGGATCCCGCCACCCGACGCCCACCCCGTCCGTCCCTGA